A genome region from Bradyrhizobium sp. WSM1417 includes the following:
- a CDS encoding ABC transporter substrate-binding protein encodes MVNWLAESWSIEGTPDEPIIDVHLRKGVKFHNGDPLTSADFEFSYERLRDPKISRFSYTQANIEKFEIVDDHHFKLHFKAPDGNYIPNALQLWAIPKKYFEKVGEEGFAKAPVGTGPWKFVSRSIKEDLKLEAFDDYWNKDARPKIKNLVLKIIPEDLTRVAAFKSGAVDWIDTVPLSAVEEFKKMPGVTTLSTVANNNLYIEMTADKPDSPLLTHFR; translated from the coding sequence ATGGTCAACTGGCTGGCCGAATCTTGGTCCATCGAGGGTACGCCAGACGAACCAATCATCGACGTGCATCTCCGTAAGGGGGTGAAGTTCCACAACGGCGATCCATTGACCTCCGCTGATTTCGAATTCTCCTATGAGCGGCTCAGGGATCCAAAGATCTCGCGCTTTTCGTACACACAGGCCAACATCGAAAAGTTCGAAATCGTTGACGACCACCATTTCAAGCTGCATTTCAAGGCGCCGGACGGCAACTACATCCCCAACGCGCTGCAGCTCTGGGCGATTCCGAAGAAGTATTTCGAGAAGGTGGGTGAGGAGGGTTTTGCCAAGGCGCCGGTCGGCACCGGCCCGTGGAAATTCGTCTCACGCTCGATTAAGGAGGATCTGAAGCTCGAGGCGTTCGATGATTACTGGAACAAGGATGCGCGGCCGAAGATCAAGAACTTGGTCCTGAAGATCATTCCGGAAGACCTTACACGCGTTGCGGCGTTCAAGTCGGGCGCAGTCGATTGGATCGACACGGTGCCACTGTCGGCGGTCGAAGAGTTCAAGAAGATGCCGGGCGTGACGACCTTATCGACGGTTGCGAACAACAATCTCTATATCGAGATGACGGCCGACAAGCCGGATTCACCTTTGCTGACGCACTTTCGCTGA
- a CDS encoding Rieske (2Fe-2S) protein, whose protein sequence is MAKHIIGSVGDIPDGGRLALNVRGRPIVVFNRNGQYFALLDRCPHSGAKLSLGLLTGILQSDGPGCFRYSREGEIIKCPWHGWEFDIRSGESYCSPQSVKTRSYDVKVQSGAELEKDPHVAENFSVSVESEYIVLEM, encoded by the coding sequence ATGGCTAAGCATATCATCGGATCAGTGGGCGATATCCCCGATGGCGGGCGGCTCGCACTAAATGTTAGGGGGCGTCCAATCGTTGTCTTCAATCGGAACGGGCAATACTTCGCCTTGCTGGACCGTTGCCCACACTCTGGAGCTAAGTTGAGTCTCGGCCTACTTACCGGCATTCTTCAGTCCGACGGGCCGGGATGCTTTCGATATTCGCGGGAGGGCGAGATCATCAAATGTCCCTGGCACGGTTGGGAGTTCGACATTCGCTCCGGGGAGTCGTACTGCAGCCCACAATCCGTTAAGACGAGGTCGTATGATGTGAAGGTACAATCCGGCGCCGAGCTCGAGAAGGATCCGCATGTCGCGGAAAATTTCAGCGTCTCGGTGGAAAGTGAGTACATCGTTTTGGAAATGTAA